A single region of the Mycobacterium avium subsp. avium genome encodes:
- a CDS encoding DUF6262 family protein: MRADNSINLIRAAQQRHEHTRAKAIAAMHELDRTGAVLTFESVARHAGVSRSWIYTQIDLKDEICRLRAQHRPEPSTPLPARQRASDDSLRQRLEIANRRNHELADENRRLRRQLACALGQLRDDTGRHHERTHRDSVTIGPC, from the coding sequence ATGCGGGCTGACAACAGCATCAACCTCATCCGGGCGGCCCAGCAGCGGCACGAACACACCCGCGCCAAGGCGATCGCGGCGATGCACGAACTCGACCGGACCGGCGCCGTGCTCACCTTCGAATCCGTCGCCCGCCATGCCGGTGTCTCCCGCTCGTGGATCTACACCCAAATCGACCTCAAAGACGAGATCTGCCGGCTCCGCGCCCAGCACCGGCCCGAGCCAAGCACACCGTTACCTGCCCGACAACGCGCCAGCGACGACTCCCTGCGGCAGCGCCTCGAAATCGCCAACCGCCGCAACCACGAACTCGCCGATGAGAACCGGCGGCTACGCCGCCAACTCGCGTGCGCCCTTGGCCAACTCCGCGACGACACCGGAAGACACCATGAACGGACGCATCGCGATTCGGTAACGATCGGGCCATGCTGA
- a CDS encoding tyrosine-type recombinase/integrase — protein sequence MSAPSLKPAGPSGLIGKLMAEVRSEFRSDVLEFGADDPVFGGAECRVEGCGRTARGRGLCEGHRQRWDDEGRPSVEQFVVSTDPRWRRRQPNQRCRVPGCGYGSARGGMCGLHAQRWERAGRPSLAGWLAEPQPFKQPAAGVTCRIPHCELWPQGTSAFCQTHTNTWKVNGRPDIDVFADRFAAEAPLASEQIRLDRLIGQLKLELQYVLQRRHDDRQGKLTPDVVMRVVKALAAAGVGSLLHHDEDTWHDWARSTINDTRSRGFLSYASRVIADLAEAGGWDAEYPREVWRMRRLGYDGDRTLRFDGIPQPWLRDLAKRWVRWRLSTGLGLEAGGGRPVVALTRFAGYLADIGVESIDRINRPVLERYLANLRSDSIGAQRRGTHIGLLNRFFATVRQHRWDTDLPADAMFFAEDYPKRDERLPRALAEQVMTQLEDPDNLARYADPAHRLITIILMRCGLRITDALRLRSDCVVADAEGAPYLRYLNHKMKRDALVPIDEQLRELIAEHRNHTSQRWPAGTPVLFPRPTKNIDGTHPIASPTYRMALLRWLSVCDIRDEHGQPVHLTPHQWRHTLGTRLINRDVPQEVVRRILDHDSAQMTGHYARLHDTTVRRQWEAARKVDIHGATIIFDPSGPIAEAAWAKQRLGRATQALPNGYCGLPVQQSCPHANACLTCPMFLTTAEFLPQHHQQRQQTLQLITAAEARGQQRLAEMNRQVLHNLDTIITALNDSEPGKAKHAG from the coding sequence ATGAGCGCGCCGTCGCTGAAGCCCGCCGGCCCGTCGGGGCTAATCGGCAAGCTGATGGCCGAGGTCCGCAGCGAATTCCGCAGCGATGTACTGGAATTCGGTGCCGATGATCCGGTGTTTGGTGGAGCCGAGTGCCGGGTTGAGGGGTGCGGGCGAACCGCCCGCGGACGCGGCCTGTGTGAAGGACATCGGCAACGGTGGGACGACGAAGGACGCCCGTCGGTGGAGCAGTTTGTCGTGTCGACCGATCCGCGGTGGCGGCGGCGACAACCCAACCAGCGCTGCCGGGTGCCCGGTTGCGGTTACGGCTCTGCCCGTGGCGGCATGTGCGGGCTGCACGCGCAACGATGGGAACGCGCCGGGCGCCCCAGCCTGGCCGGATGGCTGGCCGAACCGCAGCCGTTCAAGCAACCAGCGGCCGGGGTGACCTGCCGGATTCCGCACTGCGAGCTCTGGCCGCAGGGCACGTCTGCGTTCTGCCAAACCCACACCAACACCTGGAAGGTCAACGGCAGACCCGACATCGACGTGTTCGCCGACCGCTTCGCCGCCGAAGCCCCGTTGGCCAGTGAGCAGATACGGCTCGACCGGCTGATCGGTCAGCTGAAGCTGGAACTGCAGTACGTGCTGCAACGCCGCCACGACGATCGGCAGGGCAAGCTCACCCCGGACGTGGTCATGCGCGTGGTGAAGGCACTGGCCGCCGCAGGCGTGGGCTCCCTGCTCCACCACGACGAGGACACCTGGCATGACTGGGCTCGGTCGACGATCAACGACACTCGCTCCCGTGGATTCCTCAGCTACGCATCCCGGGTGATCGCCGACCTGGCCGAGGCCGGCGGCTGGGACGCCGAATACCCGCGCGAAGTCTGGCGCATGCGCCGGCTCGGCTACGACGGAGACCGCACGCTGCGCTTCGACGGTATTCCGCAGCCGTGGCTGCGGGATCTGGCCAAGCGGTGGGTCCGGTGGCGGCTATCGACCGGATTGGGTCTGGAAGCCGGCGGCGGCAGGCCGGTCGTTGCGCTCACCCGCTTCGCCGGGTACCTCGCCGACATCGGCGTCGAGAGCATCGACCGGATCAACCGGCCGGTGCTGGAGCGCTATTTGGCCAACCTGCGCAGCGACTCCATCGGTGCCCAACGCCGCGGGACCCATATCGGGCTGCTCAACCGATTCTTCGCTACCGTCCGCCAACACCGTTGGGACACAGACCTTCCCGCAGACGCGATGTTCTTCGCCGAGGACTACCCCAAACGCGATGAACGGTTGCCTCGGGCACTGGCCGAACAGGTCATGACCCAGCTCGAGGATCCCGACAACCTTGCCCGATACGCCGACCCCGCTCACCGGTTGATCACGATCATCTTGATGCGTTGCGGGCTACGGATCACTGATGCGCTGCGGCTGCGCAGCGATTGTGTGGTCGCCGATGCCGAAGGCGCACCGTATCTGCGCTACCTCAACCACAAGATGAAACGCGACGCGTTGGTGCCCATCGACGAGCAGTTGCGCGAACTCATCGCCGAACATCGCAACCACACCTCCCAGCGTTGGCCGGCAGGCACGCCGGTGTTGTTCCCACGGCCGACGAAGAACATTGACGGCACCCACCCGATCGCGAGTCCCACCTACCGGATGGCGCTGTTGCGCTGGCTGTCCGTCTGCGACATCCGCGACGAGCACGGCCAGCCGGTGCACCTCACCCCGCACCAGTGGCGCCATACCCTGGGCACCCGGCTGATCAACCGCGACGTCCCGCAAGAGGTCGTGCGACGCATCCTCGACCATGACTCCGCGCAGATGACCGGGCACTACGCCCGCCTGCACGACACCACCGTGCGCCGTCAGTGGGAGGCAGCTCGAAAGGTCGACATCCACGGCGCCACAATCATTTTCGACCCGTCCGGGCCGATCGCGGAGGCCGCCTGGGCCAAACAGCGCCTCGGCCGAGCCACCCAGGCCCTACCCAACGGCTACTGCGGACTGCCGGTGCAGCAGAGCTGCCCGCACGCCAACGCCTGCCTGACCTGCCCGATGTTCCTCACCACCGCCGAGTTCCTGCCCCAGCACCACCAGCAGCGGCAACAGACTCTGCAGCTGATCACCGCCGCCGAAGCCCGCGGCCAACAACGTCTGGCCGAGATGAACCGTCAAGTCCTGCACAACCTGGACACCATCATCACCGCCCTCAACGATTCAGAACCAGGGAAGGCCAAACATGCGGGCTGA
- a CDS encoding site-specific integrase, translating to MQIARVISPVSLRESWTVLGDDDAPVAAVDRYLAYLTDIERSPNTVKAYAHDLKDWFGFLAERGLDWRAVRLDDVGEFVAWLRLPLRARHGQVAVLPSVPHHCTESTVNRKLSAVGAFYTHAARDGLDVSALLTSWQVGGARGGWKPFLHHISKGAPRSRRVIALKAPKKLPRVLSPDEVQAILDGCGRLRDRLLFAVLYDTGMRIGEALGLRHNDIAAAEHEVTVRRRDNANGARAKSQTVRTIPVSSALIRLFADYLHSEYGDLDSDYVFVNLWGRPQGHPLTYAAVYDLVRRLRRRTGIDFDPHWLRHTAATRLLRDGVSIEVVAHLLGHAHVATTTTTYGHLTVEDARRVMEQAGWFTDGQVRL from the coding sequence ATGCAGATTGCACGAGTTATCTCGCCGGTCTCGTTGCGTGAGTCGTGGACCGTTCTCGGCGACGACGACGCTCCGGTAGCAGCGGTTGACCGGTATCTGGCGTATCTGACCGATATCGAGCGATCACCGAACACGGTCAAGGCGTACGCGCACGATCTCAAGGACTGGTTCGGTTTTCTCGCCGAGCGTGGGCTGGACTGGCGGGCGGTGCGGCTTGATGACGTAGGTGAGTTCGTGGCCTGGCTGCGGCTGCCGCTGCGGGCCCGGCATGGGCAGGTTGCGGTGTTGCCGTCGGTGCCGCATCACTGCACGGAATCTACTGTGAACCGCAAGCTTTCGGCGGTCGGGGCGTTTTACACCCACGCCGCACGAGATGGGCTGGATGTCAGCGCTCTGCTGACCTCGTGGCAGGTCGGCGGCGCGCGCGGTGGTTGGAAGCCGTTTTTGCACCACATCAGCAAGGGCGCGCCGAGGTCGCGGCGGGTGATCGCGTTGAAGGCGCCGAAGAAGCTGCCGCGGGTGCTCTCACCGGACGAGGTGCAGGCGATCCTGGATGGTTGCGGTCGGCTGCGGGACCGATTGCTGTTCGCCGTGCTCTACGACACCGGGATGCGGATCGGTGAGGCACTTGGTTTGCGGCACAACGACATCGCCGCTGCCGAGCATGAGGTGACGGTGCGGCGACGCGATAACGCCAATGGCGCGCGCGCCAAGTCACAGACCGTCCGCACGATCCCAGTCAGCAGCGCGTTGATCCGATTGTTCGCCGACTACCTTCACAGCGAGTACGGCGATCTGGACAGCGACTACGTGTTCGTCAACCTGTGGGGCCGCCCGCAGGGGCATCCGCTGACCTACGCTGCGGTCTACGACCTGGTGCGGAGGCTGCGCCGGCGGACCGGGATCGACTTCGACCCGCACTGGCTGCGACACACGGCCGCAACCCGGCTGCTGCGCGACGGAGTCAGCATCGAGGTGGTCGCGCACCTGCTCGGACATGCGCACGTGGCGACGACGACCACGACGTATGGGCACCTCACCGTGGAGGACGCTCGGCGGGTCATGGAACAGGCAGGCTGGTTCACCGATGGGCAGGTGCGGCTATGA